One Elusimicrobiota bacterium genomic window, ATAAAAGAACCTTTTTAATCCTTTGTGTTTAAAACAGGAATTACGCAATTTAAAATAAAAGCTTAAAAAAAGTTCTTATACCCCTTTTGTTCTTGTGAACAATCTGATAGTATAAGAACATGTATAATAAGAATTCCTATAGATTAGCACTCTTGGGTCAAGAAGGCAAGTTTAATTGTGTAAAAGGTGCAAAAAGTTTACCTTTTACAAGCCATGATAAATTGACAAGATTTCTGATTAAAGCAAATTTAAAATGTAGCACTAACCTTAAAAAGCTACCTAAAAAAGGCGTAATTATTTTTGATGACACAGTTATACCCAAAAAATATAGCAAAATAATTGAAAATTGTAGTTATGTATATTCATCATCAGATAATAAAGTAGTTTGGGGCCTATGTTTCATTCTTGTAATATATGTATATAAAGAAAAGATCGATATATTAGATATAATAATATGGCAAAAAGGAGTTAAAACAAAAAATGAACTAATTAGAGAATACTTAATTAAGCTTAAAGAAAATAATTTATCCCCTGAATGTGTAATATTTGATAAATGGTATAATGCTCATGAGACATTAAATTTACTTGAAAAGTTTCAGTGGAAATACATTACACTTGCTAATGGTAAAAGAATATTCAATACAGAACTAAATGAGCTGGAAAACCAATGCAAAACCGGTGATGATAAGAAAATTATATATAAGAAAATGCATATAAAGGATTACAAATTTTTAGGTGCAAATGGCAGATTTGGTAAGCTTAAAAAGGTTAATCATACAGTACAAATCATCAAAAACGGTGATCGATACATATTAACCAATATTCTTGAACTACTAAATTCAGTCAAAGCCTGGAAGTTGTATCAGCGAAGATGGGTTATTGAGACAATATTTAGAGACTTAAAAAGTTTTCTTCATCTTGATCAATGCTCTTCAAGGAGCTTGAAAGCTCAAAAAAATCATATAATTTGCTGTTTAGAAGCATATTCATACTTAAGAAAAAAATATCCAAACAAAAGCGTAGAAGCCGCTCACCAGGAGTTTTTACATAAGGTTAGGAAATTAAAACCTAGACAATTAAATACTTTTTTGAATGCTGCGTAAAATCTGATTTATGATAAGCAACATTATCAAGTATGATGAAATGTTTATTATCCGGATAATATTTAGATAATTCGTTCAAAAATGCAGAAAAAA contains:
- a CDS encoding transposase yields the protein MYNKNSYRLALLGQEGKFNCVKGAKSLPFTSHDKLTRFLIKANLKCSTNLKKLPKKGVIIFDDTVIPKKYSKIIENCSYVYSSSDNKVVWGLCFILVIYVYKEKIDILDIIIWQKGVKTKNELIREYLIKLKENNLSPECVIFDKWYNAHETLNLLEKFQWKYITLANGKRIFNTELNELENQCKTGDDKKIIYKKMHIKDYKFLGANGRFGKLKKVNHTVQIIKNGDRYILTNILELLNSVKAWKLYQRRWVIETIFRDLKSFLHLDQCSSRSLKAQKNHIICCLEAYSYLRKKYPNKSVEAAHQEFLHKVRKLKPRQLNTFLNAA